A genomic stretch from Chromatiales bacterium includes:
- a CDS encoding VWA domain-containing protein: MFQFLEVEEFVGRYWHRWATRAASYPRHPEAAVSLDTLRPVLGVFFRASGGEAGLAVEAIAAGGSGHRLSLRQRLGLDEEHLDLARRDEENLLLPPQIALFPERPLNRDLYFWLTAFLALARHPGPQADPLRRDIAWLREAFRAQTAVLAQFPGLRERHARLRQALLAIRPRRRLPRAESMVETVIRALLGDDGPCAGEARALLDLVRAPGEVVLTAYRVPRDYRPPLPVPLWGQVTTLGTGEARAPEDEGDDEGGDARAVDGGRRQAQRRRQDQSERDDPLVFSRFEKLLSLSEMVNLNRLVEDEEDEAARRAADQLEEIVIGPHQRRAATRLRVELDLAPDAVTGGRLAGRYRYPEWNHRRQAYLPDHCLVLTDRQAEGEDWVPDEATRRRIRRVRREFEALRPRRELLRAQLDGNELDTDALIRARCDLAATGESGDRFYLATRAQARDLAVSILVDVSLSTDAWLDDRRVLDVEKEALLVLGHGLAGCGDDYAIHSFTSHRRHRVWVNTLKDFEEPMGERVTRRIAALQPGHYTRMGPAIRHVTAGLAERPNRHRLLLVLTDGKPNDTDYYEGRYGIEDTRKAVLEARRQEVRVFGVTIDREAQQYIPHLFGRGGYAIVNRPEHLALALPGIYRQIIGL; the protein is encoded by the coding sequence ATGTTCCAGTTCCTCGAGGTCGAGGAATTCGTCGGTCGTTACTGGCACCGCTGGGCCACACGGGCCGCCAGCTACCCCCGCCATCCGGAGGCGGCGGTGTCGCTCGACACGCTGCGCCCCGTGCTGGGGGTGTTCTTTCGTGCCAGCGGCGGCGAGGCGGGACTGGCGGTGGAGGCCATCGCCGCCGGGGGCTCGGGCCATCGCCTCAGCCTGCGCCAGCGCCTCGGCCTGGACGAGGAGCACCTGGACCTCGCGCGCCGCGACGAGGAAAACCTGCTGCTGCCGCCGCAGATCGCGCTCTTTCCCGAGCGCCCCCTCAACCGTGATCTCTACTTCTGGCTGACCGCCTTCCTGGCGCTGGCCCGCCACCCCGGGCCCCAGGCCGACCCCCTGCGCCGGGACATCGCCTGGTTGCGCGAGGCCTTTCGCGCGCAGACGGCGGTGCTCGCGCAGTTCCCGGGGCTGCGCGAGCGCCATGCGCGCCTCCGCCAGGCCCTGCTGGCCATCCGCCCGCGACGCCGCCTGCCCAGGGCGGAGTCCATGGTGGAGACGGTCATCCGCGCCCTGCTCGGTGACGATGGCCCGTGCGCCGGGGAGGCCCGCGCGCTGCTCGATCTCGTGCGTGCGCCGGGCGAGGTCGTGCTGACGGCCTATCGCGTACCGCGGGACTACCGACCGCCGCTGCCCGTGCCCCTGTGGGGGCAGGTGACGACGCTCGGCACCGGTGAGGCCCGGGCACCCGAAGACGAGGGCGACGACGAGGGGGGCGACGCCCGGGCGGTCGATGGCGGCAGGCGCCAGGCGCAGCGCCGCCGGCAGGACCAGAGCGAGCGCGACGACCCGCTGGTGTTCAGCCGCTTCGAGAAGCTGCTGAGCCTCAGCGAGATGGTGAACCTCAACCGGCTGGTCGAGGACGAGGAGGACGAGGCGGCCCGGCGCGCCGCCGACCAGCTCGAGGAGATCGTCATCGGCCCGCACCAGCGGCGTGCCGCCACCCGCCTGCGGGTGGAGCTCGACCTGGCCCCGGATGCGGTCACGGGCGGGCGCCTCGCGGGGCGGTACCGCTACCCGGAGTGGAACCACCGCCGGCAGGCCTACCTGCCGGACCACTGCCTGGTGCTCACCGACCGGCAGGCGGAAGGGGAGGACTGGGTGCCCGACGAGGCCACGCGGCGGCGCATCCGGCGGGTGCGTCGCGAGTTCGAGGCCCTGCGTCCGCGCCGCGAACTGCTGCGCGCGCAGCTGGACGGCAACGAGCTGGATACCGATGCCCTGATCCGTGCCCGCTGCGACCTCGCCGCCACCGGCGAGTCCGGCGACCGGTTCTACCTGGCCACCCGCGCGCAGGCCCGCGACCTGGCCGTCTCCATCCTGGTGGACGTCTCGCTCTCCACCGACGCCTGGCTCGACGACCGCCGGGTGCTGGACGTGGAGAAGGAGGCGCTGCTGGTGCTGGGGCACGGGCTGGCGGGTTGCGGCGATGACTACGCCATCCACAGCTTCACCTCGCATCGCCGCCACCGGGTCTGGGTGAACACCCTCAAGGACTTCGAGGAGCCCATGGGCGAGCGGGTGACGCGCCGCATCGCGGCGCTGCAGCCCGGCCACTACACCCGCATGGGCCCGGCCATCCGTCACGTCACGGCCGGGCTGGCCGAGCGCCCCAACCGCCACCGCCTGCTGCTGGTGCTCACCGACGGCAAGCCCAACGACACGGACTACTACGAGGGGCGTTACGGGATCGAGGACACGCGCAAGGCGGTGCTGGAGGCGCGCCGGCAGGAGGTGCGCGTCTTCGGCGTGACCATCGACCGTGAGGCGCAGCAGTACATCCCGCATCTCTTCGGCCGCGGCGGCTACGCCATCGTCAACCGCCCCGAGCACCTGGCGCTGGCCCTGCCGGGCATCTACCGCCAGATCATCGGGCTCTGA
- a CDS encoding nickel-dependent hydrogenase large subunit, whose translation MDVNRPITINVPVLARVEGEGALDLDIRDGAIRELRLRIFEPPRYFEKFLEGRNHHEIPDIVARICGICPVAYQMSAAQAIEQAFGHAAGPWVREMRRLMYCGEWIQSHALHVHLLAVPDFLGFGSAIEMARDFPEEVKRGLHLQGLGNRLIRFLGGRSVHPVGIRPGGFHHAPSYAEADALLQALRAALVDAENLVRWTATLDFPDDRQDFINVALHHPDEYGIYAGRVITDTGLSLAAEDYETHFREAHVPHSTALYSYVDDQPYLTGPLARVNLNREQLAQALPLLDELPVQFPSRNMFHSIVARAIEIHYALLEAIRLLEGYSRPDRPFEEITPRAGTGFGVTEAPRGILWHRYDFDADGRVKSARIVPPTAQNQARIEDDLHRSIQAFGLDHSDDAIRLHAETVIRNYDPCISCATHFLRVNVRRDGA comes from the coding sequence ATGGACGTCAACCGCCCCATCACCATCAACGTCCCGGTGCTCGCCCGCGTCGAGGGCGAGGGCGCGCTGGACCTCGACATCCGTGACGGCGCGATCCGCGAGCTCAGGCTGCGCATCTTCGAGCCGCCGCGCTACTTCGAGAAGTTCCTCGAGGGTCGCAACCACCACGAGATCCCGGACATCGTCGCCCGCATCTGCGGCATCTGCCCGGTGGCCTACCAGATGAGCGCCGCCCAGGCCATCGAGCAGGCCTTCGGTCACGCGGCCGGCCCCTGGGTGCGCGAGATGCGCCGCCTGATGTACTGCGGGGAATGGATCCAGAGCCACGCCCTGCACGTACACCTGCTGGCCGTGCCGGACTTCCTGGGTTTTGGCAGCGCCATCGAGATGGCGCGCGACTTCCCCGAGGAGGTGAAGCGCGGCCTGCACCTGCAGGGGCTGGGCAACCGGCTCATCCGTTTCCTCGGCGGGCGCTCCGTGCACCCGGTGGGCATCCGACCCGGCGGCTTCCACCACGCGCCCTCCTATGCCGAGGCCGACGCGCTGCTGCAGGCCCTGCGCGCGGCCCTGGTCGATGCCGAGAACCTGGTGCGCTGGACTGCCACGCTGGACTTCCCGGACGACCGCCAGGACTTCATCAACGTCGCCCTGCACCATCCGGACGAGTACGGCATCTACGCCGGGCGCGTCATCACCGACACCGGCCTGTCGCTGGCCGCCGAGGACTACGAGACGCATTTTCGCGAGGCCCACGTGCCGCATTCCACGGCGCTGTATTCCTATGTCGACGACCAGCCCTATCTCACCGGGCCGCTGGCGCGCGTCAACCTCAACCGCGAGCAGCTCGCCCAGGCCCTGCCGCTGCTCGACGAGCTGCCGGTGCAGTTTCCCAGCCGCAACATGTTCCACAGCATCGTCGCACGCGCCATCGAGATCCATTACGCCCTGCTGGAGGCGATCCGCCTGCTCGAGGGCTACAGCCGTCCCGACCGGCCCTTCGAGGAGATCACGCCGCGGGCGGGCACGGGCTTCGGCGTCACCGAGGCGCCGCGCGGCATCCTCTGGCACCGCTACGACTTCGACGCGGACGGTCGGGTGAAAAGCGCGCGCATCGTGCCGCCCACGGCGCAGAACCAGGCCCGCATCGAGGACGACCTGCACCGGTCCATCCAGGCCTTCGGCCTCGACCACTCGGACGACGCCATCCGCCTGCATGCCGAGACCGTCATCCGCAACTACGACCCCTGCATCTCCTGCGCCACGCACTTCCTGCGCGTGAACGTCCGCCGCGACGGGGCATGA
- a CDS encoding sulfhydrogenase subunit delta, whose product MGFDYSGFAGRRPRVAVHKFSSCDGCQLAFLNAGEALLAVSELVEFVHFAEAGPVDPDAPADIAFIEGSVSTPEERERLEHIRAHSGYLISIGACATSGGLQALRNLYADGVDAWRQAVYASPEYVASLDTATPVAEHVKVDLEIWGCPVNTAQVVGVLHDLLHGVQPTQSRDKVCLECKRQNAVCVMVAKGMPCMGPVTQTGCGAICPRYGRDCYACYGPAETVNTDALGQRLGTLGLQPGDVTRRFHFINSHAPAFRVAGNKHRSE is encoded by the coding sequence ATGGGCTTTGACTACTCGGGCTTCGCCGGCCGCCGGCCGCGGGTCGCGGTGCACAAGTTCAGCTCCTGCGACGGCTGCCAGCTGGCCTTCCTCAACGCCGGCGAGGCCCTGCTCGCGGTGAGCGAGCTGGTCGAGTTCGTGCACTTCGCCGAGGCCGGCCCCGTCGATCCGGATGCGCCCGCCGACATCGCCTTCATCGAGGGCAGCGTCTCCACGCCCGAGGAGCGCGAGCGTCTCGAACACATCCGCGCGCACAGCGGTTACCTGATCAGCATCGGCGCCTGCGCCACCTCCGGCGGCCTGCAGGCCCTGCGCAACCTCTATGCCGACGGCGTGGACGCGTGGCGCCAGGCGGTGTACGCGAGCCCCGAATACGTCGCCAGCCTGGACACCGCCACGCCGGTGGCCGAGCACGTGAAGGTGGACCTGGAGATCTGGGGCTGCCCGGTGAACACCGCGCAGGTGGTGGGCGTGCTGCACGACCTGCTGCATGGCGTGCAGCCCACGCAGTCGCGCGACAAGGTCTGCCTGGAGTGCAAGCGCCAGAACGCCGTGTGCGTGATGGTGGCGAAGGGCATGCCCTGCATGGGCCCGGTCACGCAGACCGGCTGCGGCGCGATCTGCCCGCGCTATGGCCGCGACTGCTACGCCTGCTACGGCCCGGCCGAGACGGTCAACACCGACGCCCTGGGCCAGCGGCTCGGCACCCTGGGCCTGCAGCCGGGTGACGTCACGCGGCGCTTCCACTTCATCAACAGCCACGCCCCGGCCTTTCGCGTGGCCGGCAACAAGCACCGCAGCGAGTAG
- a CDS encoding FAD/NAD(P)-binding protein, which produces MPNPSLPAEAEIVERIQESESIYTLRLRMTDQAAHAAYAFVPGQFNMVYLQGIGEVPISIVSDPDDDSLLDHTIRAVGRVTRGLEQLRAGQRVGIRGPFGRGWPLDQACGHDVVLITGGLGCAPLVSVINYVVRRRERFGRLVILQGVKHTDDLIWHDRYMAWAKLPDTQVLLAADIAGQGWPYHVGLVTELIDRAQFDRDNAIAMMCGPERMMQACAEALLARDMAAGNLWLSMERNMHCGVGHCGHCQLGPHFVCKDGPVFNYTELAPLLGVRGF; this is translated from the coding sequence ATGCCCAACCCCAGCCTGCCGGCCGAGGCCGAGATCGTCGAGCGCATCCAGGAATCGGAGAGCATCTACACCCTGCGCCTGCGCATGACCGACCAGGCCGCGCACGCTGCCTATGCCTTCGTCCCCGGCCAGTTCAACATGGTCTACCTGCAGGGCATCGGCGAGGTGCCCATCTCCATCGTCTCCGACCCGGACGACGACAGTCTGCTCGACCACACCATCCGCGCCGTGGGACGCGTCACCCGTGGCCTGGAGCAGCTCAGGGCCGGCCAGCGCGTCGGCATCCGCGGGCCCTTCGGCCGAGGCTGGCCGCTGGACCAGGCCTGTGGCCACGACGTGGTGCTCATCACCGGCGGCCTGGGCTGCGCCCCGCTGGTCTCGGTGATCAATTACGTGGTGAGGCGCCGGGAACGCTTCGGCCGACTGGTGATCCTGCAGGGCGTGAAGCACACCGACGACCTCATCTGGCACGACCGCTACATGGCCTGGGCGAAACTGCCGGACACCCAGGTCCTGCTCGCCGCCGACATCGCCGGCCAGGGCTGGCCCTACCACGTCGGCCTGGTCACCGAGCTCATCGACCGCGCGCAGTTCGACCGCGACAATGCCATCGCCATGATGTGCGGCCCCGAGCGCATGATGCAGGCCTGCGCCGAGGCGCTGCTCGCCCGCGACATGGCCGCCGGGAACCTGTGGCTCAGCATGGAGCGCAACATGCACTGCGGCGTCGGCCACTGCGGCCACTGCCAGCTCGGCCCGCACTTCGTCTGCAAGGACGGGCCCGTGTTCAACTACACCGAGCTCGCCCCGCTGCTGGGCGTGAGGGGGTTCTGA
- a CDS encoding 4Fe-4S dicluster domain-containing protein, whose protein sequence is MGTSQRVLASHALDTLLTALREDGYRCVGPQPRDGAIVFDTLGQAADLPWGWQDEQAPGHYRLQHADPSRAFAWANGPQAIKPLTFAPRETLWESRIGADGHLQFAATLPAGEKVAVIGARACDLAALHLQDQHFLQGAHADAYYAARRRNLFIVAVHCTAPAATCFCASTGDGPLCTAGFDLALHETDAGYLVAAGSEAGTSVLASLSLPEASGTQVAQAEAAVAAAGERQTRTLPSRNLRDLLFANLDHPQWDDVAARCLSCGNCTSVCPTCFCHAEHDVPLLDGDQGRHYREWDSCFTEGHSYLAGIVIRSDTRLRYRQWLTHKLGGWHDQYGRSGCTGCGRCITWCPVGIDLTEEVARIHATGGDHD, encoded by the coding sequence ATGGGGACATCTCAACGGGTACTCGCCAGCCACGCACTCGACACCCTGCTCACCGCCCTGCGCGAGGACGGCTATCGCTGCGTCGGCCCACAGCCGCGCGACGGCGCCATCGTCTTCGACACCCTGGGACAGGCCGCCGACCTGCCCTGGGGCTGGCAGGACGAACAGGCCCCCGGCCACTACCGCCTGCAACACGCCGATCCCTCCCGCGCCTTTGCCTGGGCCAACGGCCCGCAGGCCATCAAGCCGCTCACCTTCGCCCCGCGCGAGACGCTGTGGGAGAGCCGCATCGGTGCCGATGGCCACCTGCAGTTTGCCGCCACCCTGCCCGCCGGGGAGAAGGTTGCCGTGATCGGGGCGCGGGCCTGCGACCTCGCCGCCCTGCACCTGCAGGACCAGCATTTTCTGCAAGGCGCGCATGCCGACGCCTACTACGCCGCCCGCCGCCGGAACCTCTTCATCGTCGCCGTGCACTGCACGGCACCGGCCGCCACCTGCTTCTGCGCCTCCACGGGTGATGGCCCGCTGTGCACGGCAGGCTTCGACCTCGCGCTGCACGAGACGGATGCGGGCTATCTCGTCGCTGCCGGCAGCGAGGCGGGCACCAGCGTGCTCGCCTCGCTCTCGCTCCCGGAGGCCTCCGGCACGCAGGTCGCGCAGGCAGAGGCCGCCGTCGCGGCGGCCGGCGAACGCCAGACGCGCACCCTGCCCTCGCGCAACCTGCGCGACCTGCTGTTCGCCAACCTCGATCACCCGCAGTGGGACGACGTGGCGGCGCGCTGCCTGAGCTGCGGCAACTGTACCTCGGTCTGCCCCACCTGCTTCTGCCATGCCGAACACGACGTGCCGCTACTCGATGGCGACCAGGGCCGGCATTACCGCGAATGGGATTCCTGCTTCACCGAGGGCCACAGCTACCTCGCCGGCATCGTGATCCGCAGCGACACGCGCCTGCGCTATCGCCAGTGGCTCACGCACAAACTCGGCGGCTGGCACGACCAGTACGGCCGCTCGGGCTGCACCGGCTGCGGGCGCTGCATCACCTGGTGCCCGGTGGGCATCGACCTCACCGAGGAGGTGGCGCGCATCCATGCCACCGGAGGCGACCATGACTGA